A stretch of DNA from Curtobacterium sp. MCBD17_035:
CGAGATCACGCTCGACGAGTGGCTCGAGCGGCCCACCCGTTCGCAGGTGCTCGACAACGTCGCGCGGCTCACCGCGGCCCTGCAGTAGCCGCGGCGAGGAGCATCTCGAGCGGACCGCGCCGGAACCGGTGCCGCCAAAGCACGGCGACGAGCACCGCGCCGAGCAGGAACGAGGCCGCCACGGCGGGACCCTCGGTCGGCCCGAGGGTGTGCGCGAGCACGGCGATCGCGACGATGTGCAGCGCGTAGACGGACAACGGCATGCTGCCGACCGCCACCGCGGGCCACACGATCCGCGCCAGCCGGGCTCGGCGTTCGGTCAGGAGCAGACAGGCGCCGAGGACCGCGACGGCCACCCCGGTCGAGCCGAGGACGTCGACGACCGACGACGAGTGGGCCCGCGGCGACAGCCACTCCTGCACGACCGCTGACGGTCCCGTCGCGCCGCCGGCCGAGGGCACCCCGGTGACGACGACCACCGCGGGGTCGACCGGCGCGACGACCGCACCGACCGTGTACGCGGCGACGGCGAGCGCCGTCCCCATGACGACGAGCAGCATCTGCGTCCGGCGAGCGGGGAGGTCGCTCCGCCCCACCGCGAGTCCGACGAACAGGAACCCGAGGAACGTGAGGACCGGGTACGTCCGGCCGAACTGCGCCGTCGCGGCGTCCGCGTGGGCGAACAGCGCGGCGGTCGCGAGCGCGACCGGGACCGACAGCGCGACCGCCCCCGCGGCGAACGACAGCAGGACCGACCGGGGACACCGCAGGACCGGGACGACCAGCAGGAACAGCGCCCCGTACGTCGGCAGGATCACGGCCACGGACGTGCCGAGTGCCACGAGCAGCACCCCGAGCGCGACCAGGAGGACCGCCCGGACCACCAGCCGGATCCGGGCGGCGGCCATCGCGGGCGGAGCGAACGGGCGAGTCCGACCCGTGACGAGCGCGACCGACACCCCCGCGAGCAGCGCGAAGAGTGCGGAGGAGCGCCCGTTCACGACGGCGGACCAGGTGGACGGGTCCGACCACGCCACGGTCTGGGACACCGCCCCGACGTGCGCCACGACCATGCCGGCGAGCGCGAGTGCCCGCGCGAGGTCGACCCCCACGAGGCGGCCGCCGGACGGCGCCACGGGTCGGTCAGACCCGCTGTGTGGCGCCCCGGCGGAGCGAGACGTCCACCATGTCCTCGCGCGGGACCACCTTGACGCGCGCACGCCCCGCCGGCTCGCCGAGCGCGATCTCGTGCGCGTCGAGGGCGTGCCAGCCGTCGAGGTCCGTGTACTCGACGCCGCGCTCGCGGAGCAGGGCCGGGACGGCCTCCTCCGACGGGTCCTCCGGACTCCACCAGCTCGCCTGGTCGGTGACGAGGTGCTGGACGGTCTCCATCGCGTCGGACTTCGTGTGCCCGATCAGTCCGACCGGTCCGCGCTTGATCCACCCCGTCGCGTAGACACCCGGCATCTGCTGGTTGTCGTCGTCGAGCACCTGACCCTCGTGGTTCGGGATGACGCCGTGGCGCTCGTCGAACGGGACACCGGGCACCGGCGACCCGAAGTAGCCCACCGCGCGATACACGGCCTGCACCGGGACCTCGCGGAACTCGCCGGTGCCCTCGACGCCGCCCTGACCGTCGGGCCGGGTGCGCTCGTACCGCAAGGCGGTCACCTTGCCGTCGGCACCGACGATCTCGACCGGCCGCGCGTGGAAGTGCAGGTGCAGCCGGCGTGACGCCGTGCCGGGCTCGCGCTTGCGCCACTGCTGCAGGACGCGGTCGATCACCATGACCTGCTTGTTCGTCGCCACGGCGGCCTTGGACGCCTCGTCGTAGTCGAAGTCCTCGTCGTACACGACCATGTCGACGTCCGGCACCTCGCCGAGCTCGCGGAGCTCGAGCGGCGTGAACTTGACCTGCGCGGGGCCGCGGCGCCCGAAGACGTGCACGTCGGTGACGGGCGACGCCTTGAGGCCCTCGTACACGTTGTCCGGGATCTCCGTCGGGAGCAGGTCGTCCGCGTGCTTGGCGAGGATCCGCGCGACGTCGAGCGCCACGTTGCCGTTGCCGATGACCGCGACGCTCTCGGCCTCCAGCGGCCAGGTGCGCGGGACGTCGGGGTGGCCGTCGAACCAGCTCACGAAGTCCGCGGCGCCGAACGAGCCCTCGAGGTCGACGCCCGGCACGTCGAGCTCGGCGTCCTTGATCGCCCCGGTGGAGAACACGACCGCGTTGTAGTGCCGCTTGAGGTCGTCGAGGGTGATGTCCTGGCCGAACCGGACGTTGCCGAACACGCGGACGGCACCGCCGTCGAGGACGTCGCGGAGTGCGTTGATGATGCCCTTGATCCGGGGATGGTCCGGTGCGACGCCGTACCGGACGAGACCGTACGGCGCGGGGAGCTGCTCGAACAGGTCGATCGAGACGTCGAACCCGCGTGCCTCGCGCTTGAGGATGTCGGCGGCGTAGATGCCGGCGGGGCCTGCACCGACGATCGCGAGTCGGAGAGTGGTCACCGTGTGCTCCAGTTCTTGTTCGGCGTGCGACGAGCGTCGCGGGTCAGCGGGTGCGGTCGACGACCGACTCCGCGAAGCGGGTGAGGGCGCGCTTGACCGGCCCGGACGGCAGCGGTGCGATGGCCGCGACGGCCTCGTCCGCCCAGCGGTGCGCGACGGCGCGGGTGGCCGCGGTGGCCTCGTGCTCGCGGAGGTCCGTGACCGCCGACAGGTACGGCGCGCTCGTCACCGCGTCGTCCGCGGCACCGGTGACGTCGCGTTCGATGCGCCGGACGAGGTCCGCCGCCGCGGCGTCCGTCGCCGCGGCGCGCCGCAGGTGCAGGAGCGGCAGCGTGACGACACCGGCGCGGAGGTCGTTGCCCGTGATCTTGCCCGTGCGGTCACCGGCGGGGGCGAGGTCGATGACGTCGTCGACGAGCTGGAAGGCGACCCCGACCTTCTCGCCGAACTCCGCGACGGCCGGCAGGTACGTCCGGTCGGCTCCGGAGAACATGATCCCGGCGCGGGCAGCGGTGGCGATGAGGGACCCCGTCTTGTCGCTCAGCACCTGGATGTAGTGCGCGACCGGGTCGTCGTCCGGGCCGGGGCCGGTCGTCTCGTGGAGCTGCCCGAGGCACAGGCGGGCGAAGGTCTCGGCCTGCATGCGGATGCCCTCGACGCCGAGCTCGGCCGTGATGAGGCTCGCGCGGGCGAAGAGCAGGTCACCCGTCAGGATCGCGACGTTGTTGCCGTAGGTCACGTGGGCGCTCGGCACACCCCGTCGGACCGGCGCCTCGTCCATGACGTCGTCGTGGTACAGCGAGGCGAGGTGGGTCATCTCGACGCTCACGGCGGCACGGACCACGGCGTCGGTCACGCCCTCGCCGAGCTGCGCGATGAGCAGGGTCAGGGTGGGGCGGATGCGCTTGCCGCCAGCCGACAGCAGGTAGCGGCTCGTCGTGTCGGCGAGGGTGTCGGCCGACCGCATGGCCTCGTCGAGCTGTTGTTCGACGAGTTCGAGCCCGTCGTCGATCCGGCCGACGAACCGGCGCTCCGCGGGGGTCGCGAACATCCGCTCACCGACGCCGAGCGAGGCACGCAGGCTGGGCGCGCGTCGGGCGACGGGGACACTCGGGTTCACTGCTGCTCCGTACTGGGGACTGGGTCCGACGCGGACCGTTCGTCGTGGACCGGATCGGTGGGCTCGGCCGCGGGGCTGGCCCCGGCGGTCACGCTCCCGGTCGTTCCGTCGCGGGCGCGTCCGGCTCCGTCCCGACGCGGGGCTGCTCCCCCGTCGGCTGGTGGGCACGCCGTGCCTTCGCCCGGCGTGCGGCGGACTCGCGCACGGCACCCGCGACCGGCTTGCGACCGCGGTGGAGTGCCACGATACCGGCGGTGAGGTTCCGGTACGCCACCATCGTGAACCCCACACCGCGCAGCCACTGGCTCAGCACCTGCTGGTCGGGCCACGCGGAGATCGACTCGGCGAGGTACCGGTACGCCGCCGGGTTGCTGCTCGACAGCCGCGCGATGCCCGGCAGGACCCGCTTGAGGTAGGCCGTGTACGACAGGCGCAGGACGGCGAGCGGCGGGGTCGAGAACTCGCAGATGACGACGCGGCCCCCGGGCTTGAGCACCCGGTACATCTCGGCGAGCGCCACGGACGGCTCGTTGACGTTGCGGAGCCCGAAGGAGATGCTGACGGCGTCGAACGAATCGTCCTCGAAGGGGAGCTGCTCGGCGTCACCGTGGACGAAGGTGATCTCGGGGTGACGCTGTCGGCCGACCTCGATCATGCCCGCGGACAGGTCGAGCGCCGTGACCTCGGCGCCGCGCTTGGCGAACGCGACCGAGCTCGTCCCGGTGCCGGCGGCGAGGTCGAGCACACGTTCGCCCGGCCGGGGGTCCACCGCGCGGGTCGTCGCCACGCGCCAGAGCGCCGCGTTGCCCGCCGAGAGGATGTCGTTCGTCAGGTCGTACCGTGCCGCGACGTCGTCGAACATCGCCGCCACCTCGTCCGGCCGCTTCTCCATGTCCGCCCTGCTCACGAGGAGCCATCCTAGTTGGTCGACGCCGGACGGCAGCCGTACGACGGCGGGCCCGCCGAGGCCGGACGCGTACCATCGTGGGGTGCCCCTGACCGCCGTCGAGACCCCCCGTCTGACCGTCGCGACCCGCATGCTGGACGACCCGGGGGACGTGCTGGCCGCGACGCTCCCCGACCGTCCCCTCGCCTTCGTCCGGCGCGGTGACGGCATCGTCGGCATCGGCGAGGCCGTGCGGTTCGTGTTCACCGGCCCGGCCCGGATGCGCGACGCCTCCGCCACCTGGCGCCGCCTCGTGGAGCGCGCCACCGTCGAGGACGGCCTCCGGGTCCGCGGGACCGGACTCGTCGCGTTCGGGGCCTTCGCCTTCGCCGACGACTCCGCCGCCCCGAGCGTGCTCGTCGTGCCGCGGATCGTCATCGGTCGCCGTCACGGGCGGGCGTGGATGACGACGATCGACCCCGAGCCCCTCGACGGCGACGCGTTCCCCGCGGTCGTGGCGGACGTCGTCCCGACCACCGCGACCGCGTCGATCACCCTGCCCACCCCGGCGCCCGCCCACCTCTCGGCCGCGTTCGGTCCCGGTCGCATCGACGAGGACGCCTACGCGGCCGCGGTCGCCGAGGCCGTCCGGGTGATCCGCGCCGGCGGGGTCGAGAAGGTGGTGCTCGCCCGTGACCGCGTGGCGCGCCTCCCGGCCGACGCCGACCGCCGGGGGGTCCTCGTCGACCTCGCCGCGGCGTACCCGGACTGCGTGACGTTCGCGGTCGACGGCCTCGTCGGCGCGACGCCGGAGACACTCGCCCGTACCGACGGGCGGACGCTCACCGCGCGGGTGCTCGCGGGCAGTGCCGCGCGCGGTGCGGACGCCGAATCGGACCGCCTCGCCGCGGAGTCCCTGGCCGCCGACCCGAAGGACCTCGAGGAACACGCCTTCGCGCGGGCGAGCCTCGTCGAGGCGCTCGGCACGGTCGCCACGGACGTGCGGGCCGATCCCGCACCGTTCCGCCTGCAGCTCCCGAACCTCTGGCACCTCGCCAGCGACGTGTCGGCCACGCTGCCCGAGGGCACGACCGCCCTCGACGTCGCCGACGTCCTCCACCCCACCGCGGCGGTGGCCGGGACGCCGCGAGCGGCTGCGCTCGACCTCATCGCCCGACTG
This window harbors:
- a CDS encoding DUF418 domain-containing protein; this translates as MAPSGGRLVGVDLARALALAGMVVAHVGAVSQTVAWSDPSTWSAVVNGRSSALFALLAGVSVALVTGRTRPFAPPAMAAARIRLVVRAVLLVALGVLLVALGTSVAVILPTYGALFLLVVPVLRCPRSVLLSFAAGAVALSVPVALATAALFAHADAATAQFGRTYPVLTFLGFLFVGLAVGRSDLPARRTQMLLVVMGTALAVAAYTVGAVVAPVDPAVVVVTGVPSAGGATGPSAVVQEWLSPRAHSSSVVDVLGSTGVAVAVLGACLLLTERRARLARIVWPAVAVGSMPLSVYALHIVAIAVLAHTLGPTEGPAVAASFLLGAVLVAVLWRHRFRRGPLEMLLAAATAGPR
- a CDS encoding FAD-dependent oxidoreductase, with the protein product MTTLRLAIVGAGPAGIYAADILKREARGFDVSIDLFEQLPAPYGLVRYGVAPDHPRIKGIINALRDVLDGGAVRVFGNVRFGQDITLDDLKRHYNAVVFSTGAIKDAELDVPGVDLEGSFGAADFVSWFDGHPDVPRTWPLEAESVAVIGNGNVALDVARILAKHADDLLPTEIPDNVYEGLKASPVTDVHVFGRRGPAQVKFTPLELRELGEVPDVDMVVYDEDFDYDEASKAAVATNKQVMVIDRVLQQWRKREPGTASRRLHLHFHARPVEIVGADGKVTALRYERTRPDGQGGVEGTGEFREVPVQAVYRAVGYFGSPVPGVPFDERHGVIPNHEGQVLDDDNQQMPGVYATGWIKRGPVGLIGHTKSDAMETVQHLVTDQASWWSPEDPSEEAVPALLRERGVEYTDLDGWHALDAHEIALGEPAGRARVKVVPREDMVDVSLRRGATQRV
- a CDS encoding polyprenyl synthetase family protein, coding for MNPSVPVARRAPSLRASLGVGERMFATPAERRFVGRIDDGLELVEQQLDEAMRSADTLADTTSRYLLSAGGKRIRPTLTLLIAQLGEGVTDAVVRAAVSVEMTHLASLYHDDVMDEAPVRRGVPSAHVTYGNNVAILTGDLLFARASLITAELGVEGIRMQAETFARLCLGQLHETTGPGPDDDPVAHYIQVLSDKTGSLIATAARAGIMFSGADRTYLPAVAEFGEKVGVAFQLVDDVIDLAPAGDRTGKITGNDLRAGVVTLPLLHLRRAAATDAAAADLVRRIERDVTGAADDAVTSAPYLSAVTDLREHEATAATRAVAHRWADEAVAAIAPLPSGPVKRALTRFAESVVDRTR
- a CDS encoding demethylmenaquinone methyltransferase translates to MSRADMEKRPDEVAAMFDDVAARYDLTNDILSAGNAALWRVATTRAVDPRPGERVLDLAAGTGTSSVAFAKRGAEVTALDLSAGMIEVGRQRHPEITFVHGDAEQLPFEDDSFDAVSISFGLRNVNEPSVALAEMYRVLKPGGRVVICEFSTPPLAVLRLSYTAYLKRVLPGIARLSSSNPAAYRYLAESISAWPDQQVLSQWLRGVGFTMVAYRNLTAGIVALHRGRKPVAGAVRESAARRAKARRAHQPTGEQPRVGTEPDAPATERPGA
- a CDS encoding chorismate-binding protein — translated: MPLTAVETPRLTVATRMLDDPGDVLAATLPDRPLAFVRRGDGIVGIGEAVRFVFTGPARMRDASATWRRLVERATVEDGLRVRGTGLVAFGAFAFADDSAAPSVLVVPRIVIGRRHGRAWMTTIDPEPLDGDAFPAVVADVVPTTATASITLPTPAPAHLSAAFGPGRIDEDAYAAAVAEAVRVIRAGGVEKVVLARDRVARLPADADRRGVLVDLAAAYPDCVTFAVDGLVGATPETLARTDGRTLTARVLAGSAARGADAESDRLAAESLAADPKDLEEHAFARASLVEALGTVATDVRADPAPFRLQLPNLWHLASDVSATLPEGTTALDVADVLHPTAAVAGTPRAAALDLIARLEGTDRGRYAGPVGWMGASGDGEWMLALRSAQIDDDGTVTAWAGAGIVAGSVPDREVAETALKLRPVTDALA